The following DNA comes from Buttiauxella agrestis.
TGTTGCAGCAAGGTCTGAATCTGTTTAATCAACGCGTTGTTATCAATGCCTTTGGTTTCGCCAATCACCTGGCGTGCCGCTTCCAGCGCCATTTGCATCAAACGCGAAGCGATCACGCTATCGAGGGCATCGAGCGTGTACTGGAATTCGCTAACCAGTTGCTGCATTCGCGCATGCACTGGGGCTTGCTGCTGTTTGGCCTCAGCAAGCCCTTGATCAAGGCCTTGCTGCAAGCCGATTTTGCGGCCTTCTTCCACGCCTGCTTTTTGACCTTCGGCGTAGCCCGCCTGATAACCTTGTTCATGAGCCTGCATTTGCATTTGCGCAAGCTGCTGCTGCAAGTCGGGTGCACTTTCCTGCGGATGTTCGCCTTCTTCTGGTTCAGCGTCAGACGGAAACAGCGGCTCGAAGCTTTGCGAAGGCGGAGCCAGGTCGTCTGGCGTCCAGATTTTCCATGGCAGCCCGTTAGACATAAGTATCCTCGCTGGTGCCAATCACCATCTCGCCGGTTTCTGCCAGACGACGAACAATCAGCAGAATAGCTTTCTGTTCGTTTTCCACCTGAGACAAGCGAACCGGGCCACGGTTGGAAAGATCGTCGCGCAGAATATCTGCCGCACGTTGCGACATGTTGCGCAGGAACTTCTCGCGCAGCGGCTGTTCGGCACCTTTGAGGGCGATAAGCAGCGACTCGGACTCCACT
Coding sequences within:
- the fliH gene encoding flagellar assembly protein FliH, which codes for MSNGLPWKIWTPDDLAPPSQSFEPLFPSDAEPEEGEHPQESAPDLQQQLAQMQMQAHEQGYQAGYAEGQKAGVEEGRKIGLQQGLDQGLAEAKQQQAPVHARMQQLVSEFQYTLDALDSVIASRLMQMALEAARQVIGETKGIDNNALIKQIQTLLQQEPLFSGKPQLRVHPDDLGRVEEMLGATLSLHGWRLRGDPSLHQGGCKVSADEGDLDASVATRWQELCRLAAPGVL